The following proteins are encoded in a genomic region of Ovis canadensis isolate MfBH-ARS-UI-01 breed Bighorn chromosome 12, ARS-UI_OviCan_v2, whole genome shotgun sequence:
- the DVL1 gene encoding segment polarity protein dishevelled homolog DVL-1 isoform X10 has product MAETKIIYHMDEEETPYLVKLPVAPERVTLADFKNVLSNRPVHAYKFFFKSMDQDFGVVKEEISDDNAKLPCFNGRVVSWLVLAEGAHSDAGSQGTDGHTDLPPPLERTGGIGDSRPPSFHPNVAGSRDGMDNETGTESLVSHRRERARRRNREEARTNGHPRGDRRRDLGLPPDSASTVLSSELESSSFIDSDEDDNTSRLSSSTEQSTSSRLIRKHKRRRRKQRLRQTDRASSFSSITDSTMSLNIITVTLNMERHHFLGISIVGQSNDRGDGGIYIGSIMKGGAVAADGRIEPGDMLLQVNDVNFENMSNDDAVRVLREIVSQTGPISLTVAKCWDPTPRSYFTIPRADPVRPIDPAAWLSHTAALTGALPRYELEEAPLTVKSDMGAVVRVMQLPDSGLEIRDRMWLKITIANAVIGADVVDWLYAHLEGFRERREARKYASSMLKRGFLRHTVNKVTFSEQCYYVFGDLCSNLAALNLNSGSSGASDQDTLAPLPHPAAPWPLGQGYPYQYPGPPPCFPPAYQDPGFGYGSGSAGSQQSEGSKSSGSTRSAGGSSRRALGREKESRSAGAGGSGNESDHTAPSGAGGSGWRERPPSQLSRGSSPRSQASAAAPGLPPLHPLTKAYSVVGGPPGGPPVRELASVPPELTGSRQSFQKAMGNPCEFFVDIM; this is encoded by the exons GGTTGTAAAGGAGGAGATTTCTGATGATAATGCCAAGCTGCCCTGCTTCAACGGCCGTGTGGTCTCCTGG CTGGTCCTGGCTGAGGGTGCGCACTCGGATGCAGGGTCTCAGGGCACTGATGGACACACAGACCTGCCCCCGCCTCTTGAGCGGACAGGCGGCATCGGGGACTCCCGGCCTCCCTCCTTCCA CCCGAATGTGGCCGGCAGCCGCGACGGGATGGATAACGAGACCGGCACGGAGTCACTGGTCAGCCACCGGCGGGAGCGAGCCCGACGCCGGAACCGTGAAGAGG CCCGGACCAATGGGCACCCAAGGGGGGACCGGCGGCGGGACCTGGGGCTGCCCCCTGACAGTGCGTCCACCGTGCTGAGCAGTGAACTTGAGTCCAGCAGCTTCATCGACTCGGATGAAGATGACAACACAAGCCg GCTGAGTAGCTCCACGGAGCAGAGCACCTCCTCCAGGCTCATCCGGAAACACAAGCGCCGGCGGCGGAAACAGCGCCTGCGGCAGACAGACCGG GCTTCCTCTTTCAGCAGCATCACGGACTCCACCATGTCCCTCAACATCATCACCGTCACACTCAACATGG AGAGGCACCACTTCCTGGGCATCAGCATCGTGGGCCAGAGCAATGACCGGGGCGACGGTGGCATCTACATCGGCTCCATCATGAAGGGTGGGGCTGTTGCTGCTGATGGCCGCATCGAGCCGGGCGACATGCTGCTGCAG GTGAACGACGTCAACTTTGAGAACATGAGCAACGATGATGCTGTGCGGGTCCTGCGGGAGATCGTGTCCCAGACGGG GCCCATCAGCCTCACGGTGGCCAAGTGCTGGGACCCAACGCCCCGCAGCTACTTCACCATCCCGAGGG CGGATCCAGTTCGGCCCATCGACCCAGCTGCCTGGCTGTCCCACACGGCAGCGTTGACGGGAGCCCTGCCCCGCTATG AGCTGGAGGAGGCACCGCTGACGGTGAAGAGCGACATGGGTGCTGTCGTCCGGGTCATGCAGCTGCCGGACTCAGGCCTGGAGATCCGGGACCGCATGTGGCTCAAGATCACCATCGCCAATGCCGTCATTG GGGCAGATGTGGTGGACTGGCTGTACGCGCACCTGGAGGGCTTCCGTGAGCGGCGGGAGGCGCGCAAGTACGCCAGCAGCATGCTGAAGCGTGGCTTCCTGCGGCATACAGTCAACAAGGTCACCTTCTCAGAGCAGTGCTACTACGTCTTCGGGGACCTGTGCAGCA ATCTTGCTGCCCTGAACCTCAACAGCGGCTCCAGTGGGGCCTCTGATCAGGACACGCTGGCCCCACTGCCCCACCCAGCTGCCCCCTGGCCCCTGGGTCAGGGCTACCCCTACCAGTACCCAGGGCCCCCGCCCTGCTTCCCGCCCGCATACCAGGACCCTGGCTTCGGCTACGGCAGCGGCAGTGCCGGGAGTCAGCAGAGTGAAG GAAGCAAAAGCAGTGGGTCCACCCGGAGTGCTGGCGGGAGCAGCCGTCGGGCCCTGGGCCGCGAGAAGGAGAGCCGGTCAGCTGGAGCTGGGGGCAGTGGCAACGAGTCAGACCACACGGCACCAAGCGGGGCGGGTGGCAGTGGCTGGCGGGAGCGTCCGCCTAGCCAGCTCAGCCGTGGCAGCAGCCCGCGCAGCCAGGCCTCAGCCGCCGCCCCAGGGCTCCCCCCACTGCACCCACTGACAAAGGCCTACTCAGTGGTGGGTGGGCCACCTGGGGGGCCACCTGTCCGGGAGCTGGCCTCTGTCCCACCAGAGCTGACGGGCAGCCGCCAGTCCTTCCAGAAGGCCATGGGGAACCCCTGTGAGTTCTTCGTGGATATCATGTGA
- the DVL1 gene encoding segment polarity protein dishevelled homolog DVL-1 isoform X1, with protein MAETKIIYHMDEEETPYLVKLPVAPERVTLADFKNVLSNRPVHAYKFFFKSMDQDFGVVKEEISDDNAKLPCFNGRVVSWLVLAEGAHSDAGSQGTDGHTDLPPPLERTGGIGDSRPPSFHPNVAGSRDGMDNETGTESLVSHRRERARRRNREEARTNGHPRGDRRRDLGLPPDSASTVLSSELESSSFIDSDEDDNTSRLSSSTEQSTSSRLIRKHKRRRRKQRLRQTDRASSFSSITDSTMSLNIITVTLNMERHHFLGISIVGQSNDRGDGGIYIGSIMKGGAVAADGRIEPGDMLLQVNDVNFENMSNDDAVRVLREIVSQTGPISLTVAKCWDPTPRSYFTIPRADPVRPIDPAAWLSHTAALTGALPRYGTSPCSSAVTRTSSSSLTSSVPGAPQLEEAPLTVKSDMGAVVRVMQLPDSGLEIRDRMWLKITIANAVIGADVVDWLYAHLEGFRERREARKYASSMLKRGFLRHTVNKVTFSEQCYYVFGDLCSSEWGCGAKSQTGRPPSPPLPALPLPSPLADLAALNLNSGSSGASDQDTLAPLPHPAAPWPLGQGYPYQYPGPPPCFPPAYQDPGFGYGSGSAGSQQSEGSKSSGSTRSAGGSSRRALGREKESRSAGAGGSGNESDHTAPSGAGGSGWRERPPSQLSRGSSPRSQASAAAPGLPPLHPLTKAYSVVGGPPGGPPVRELASVPPELTGSRQSFQKAMGNPCEFFVDIM; from the exons GGTTGTAAAGGAGGAGATTTCTGATGATAATGCCAAGCTGCCCTGCTTCAACGGCCGTGTGGTCTCCTGG CTGGTCCTGGCTGAGGGTGCGCACTCGGATGCAGGGTCTCAGGGCACTGATGGACACACAGACCTGCCCCCGCCTCTTGAGCGGACAGGCGGCATCGGGGACTCCCGGCCTCCCTCCTTCCA CCCGAATGTGGCCGGCAGCCGCGACGGGATGGATAACGAGACCGGCACGGAGTCACTGGTCAGCCACCGGCGGGAGCGAGCCCGACGCCGGAACCGTGAAGAGG CCCGGACCAATGGGCACCCAAGGGGGGACCGGCGGCGGGACCTGGGGCTGCCCCCTGACAGTGCGTCCACCGTGCTGAGCAGTGAACTTGAGTCCAGCAGCTTCATCGACTCGGATGAAGATGACAACACAAGCCg GCTGAGTAGCTCCACGGAGCAGAGCACCTCCTCCAGGCTCATCCGGAAACACAAGCGCCGGCGGCGGAAACAGCGCCTGCGGCAGACAGACCGG GCTTCCTCTTTCAGCAGCATCACGGACTCCACCATGTCCCTCAACATCATCACCGTCACACTCAACATGG AGAGGCACCACTTCCTGGGCATCAGCATCGTGGGCCAGAGCAATGACCGGGGCGACGGTGGCATCTACATCGGCTCCATCATGAAGGGTGGGGCTGTTGCTGCTGATGGCCGCATCGAGCCGGGCGACATGCTGCTGCAG GTGAACGACGTCAACTTTGAGAACATGAGCAACGATGATGCTGTGCGGGTCCTGCGGGAGATCGTGTCCCAGACGGG GCCCATCAGCCTCACGGTGGCCAAGTGCTGGGACCCAACGCCCCGCAGCTACTTCACCATCCCGAGGG CGGATCCAGTTCGGCCCATCGACCCAGCTGCCTGGCTGTCCCACACGGCAGCGTTGACGGGAGCCCTGCCCCGCTATGGTACGAGCCCCTGCTCCAGCGCCGTCACGCGCACCAGCTCCTCCTCACTAACCAGCTCTGTGCCTGGCGCTCCGC AGCTGGAGGAGGCACCGCTGACGGTGAAGAGCGACATGGGTGCTGTCGTCCGGGTCATGCAGCTGCCGGACTCAGGCCTGGAGATCCGGGACCGCATGTGGCTCAAGATCACCATCGCCAATGCCGTCATTG GGGCAGATGTGGTGGACTGGCTGTACGCGCACCTGGAGGGCTTCCGTGAGCGGCGGGAGGCGCGCAAGTACGCCAGCAGCATGCTGAAGCGTGGCTTCCTGCGGCATACAGTCAACAAGGTCACCTTCTCAGAGCAGTGCTACTACGTCTTCGGGGACCTGTGCAGCAGTGAGTGGGGCTGCGGAGCGAAGTCCCAGACGGGAAGGCCGCCCTCCCCACCCTTACCCGcactccctctgccctcccctctcgCAGATCTTGCTGCCCTGAACCTCAACAGCGGCTCCAGTGGGGCCTCTGATCAGGACACGCTGGCCCCACTGCCCCACCCAGCTGCCCCCTGGCCCCTGGGTCAGGGCTACCCCTACCAGTACCCAGGGCCCCCGCCCTGCTTCCCGCCCGCATACCAGGACCCTGGCTTCGGCTACGGCAGCGGCAGTGCCGGGAGTCAGCAGAGTGAAG GAAGCAAAAGCAGTGGGTCCACCCGGAGTGCTGGCGGGAGCAGCCGTCGGGCCCTGGGCCGCGAGAAGGAGAGCCGGTCAGCTGGAGCTGGGGGCAGTGGCAACGAGTCAGACCACACGGCACCAAGCGGGGCGGGTGGCAGTGGCTGGCGGGAGCGTCCGCCTAGCCAGCTCAGCCGTGGCAGCAGCCCGCGCAGCCAGGCCTCAGCCGCCGCCCCAGGGCTCCCCCCACTGCACCCACTGACAAAGGCCTACTCAGTGGTGGGTGGGCCACCTGGGGGGCCACCTGTCCGGGAGCTGGCCTCTGTCCCACCAGAGCTGACGGGCAGCCGCCAGTCCTTCCAGAAGGCCATGGGGAACCCCTGTGAGTTCTTCGTGGATATCATGTGA
- the DVL1 gene encoding segment polarity protein dishevelled homolog DVL-1 isoform X6, which translates to MAETKIIYHMDEEETPYLVKLPVAPERVTLADFKNVLSNRPVHAYKFFFKSMDQDFGVVKEEISDDNAKLPCFNGRVVSWLVLAEGAHSDAGSQGTDGHTDLPPPLERTGGIGDSRPPSFHPNVAGSRDGMDNETGTESLVSHRRERARRRNREEARTNGHPRGDRRRDLGLPPDSASTVLSSELESSSFIDSDEDDNTSRLSSSTEQSTSSRLIRKHKRRRRKQRLRQTDRASSFSSITDSTMSLNIITVTLNMERHHFLGISIVGQSNDRGDGGIYIGSIMKGGAVAADGRIEPGDMLLQVNDVNFENMSNDDAVRVLREIVSQTGPISLTVAKCWDPTPRSYFTIPRADPVRPIDPAAWLSHTAALTGALPRYGTSPCSSAVTRTSSSSLTSSVPGAPQLEEAPLTVKSDMGAVVRVMQLPDSGLEIRDRMWLKITIANAVIGADVVDWLYAHLEGFRERREARKYASSMLKRGFLRHTVNKVTFSEQCYYVFGDLCSNLAALNLNSGSSGASDQDTLAPLPHPAAPWPLGQGYPYQYPGPPPCFPPAYQDPGFGYGSGSAGSQQSEGSKSSGSTRSAGGSSRRALGREKESRSAGAGGSGNESDHTAPSGAGGSGWRERPPSQLSRGSSPRSQASAAAPGLPPLHPLTKAYSVVGGPPGGPPVRELASVPPELTGSRQSFQKAMGNPCEFFVDIM; encoded by the exons GGTTGTAAAGGAGGAGATTTCTGATGATAATGCCAAGCTGCCCTGCTTCAACGGCCGTGTGGTCTCCTGG CTGGTCCTGGCTGAGGGTGCGCACTCGGATGCAGGGTCTCAGGGCACTGATGGACACACAGACCTGCCCCCGCCTCTTGAGCGGACAGGCGGCATCGGGGACTCCCGGCCTCCCTCCTTCCA CCCGAATGTGGCCGGCAGCCGCGACGGGATGGATAACGAGACCGGCACGGAGTCACTGGTCAGCCACCGGCGGGAGCGAGCCCGACGCCGGAACCGTGAAGAGG CCCGGACCAATGGGCACCCAAGGGGGGACCGGCGGCGGGACCTGGGGCTGCCCCCTGACAGTGCGTCCACCGTGCTGAGCAGTGAACTTGAGTCCAGCAGCTTCATCGACTCGGATGAAGATGACAACACAAGCCg GCTGAGTAGCTCCACGGAGCAGAGCACCTCCTCCAGGCTCATCCGGAAACACAAGCGCCGGCGGCGGAAACAGCGCCTGCGGCAGACAGACCGG GCTTCCTCTTTCAGCAGCATCACGGACTCCACCATGTCCCTCAACATCATCACCGTCACACTCAACATGG AGAGGCACCACTTCCTGGGCATCAGCATCGTGGGCCAGAGCAATGACCGGGGCGACGGTGGCATCTACATCGGCTCCATCATGAAGGGTGGGGCTGTTGCTGCTGATGGCCGCATCGAGCCGGGCGACATGCTGCTGCAG GTGAACGACGTCAACTTTGAGAACATGAGCAACGATGATGCTGTGCGGGTCCTGCGGGAGATCGTGTCCCAGACGGG GCCCATCAGCCTCACGGTGGCCAAGTGCTGGGACCCAACGCCCCGCAGCTACTTCACCATCCCGAGGG CGGATCCAGTTCGGCCCATCGACCCAGCTGCCTGGCTGTCCCACACGGCAGCGTTGACGGGAGCCCTGCCCCGCTATGGTACGAGCCCCTGCTCCAGCGCCGTCACGCGCACCAGCTCCTCCTCACTAACCAGCTCTGTGCCTGGCGCTCCGC AGCTGGAGGAGGCACCGCTGACGGTGAAGAGCGACATGGGTGCTGTCGTCCGGGTCATGCAGCTGCCGGACTCAGGCCTGGAGATCCGGGACCGCATGTGGCTCAAGATCACCATCGCCAATGCCGTCATTG GGGCAGATGTGGTGGACTGGCTGTACGCGCACCTGGAGGGCTTCCGTGAGCGGCGGGAGGCGCGCAAGTACGCCAGCAGCATGCTGAAGCGTGGCTTCCTGCGGCATACAGTCAACAAGGTCACCTTCTCAGAGCAGTGCTACTACGTCTTCGGGGACCTGTGCAGCA ATCTTGCTGCCCTGAACCTCAACAGCGGCTCCAGTGGGGCCTCTGATCAGGACACGCTGGCCCCACTGCCCCACCCAGCTGCCCCCTGGCCCCTGGGTCAGGGCTACCCCTACCAGTACCCAGGGCCCCCGCCCTGCTTCCCGCCCGCATACCAGGACCCTGGCTTCGGCTACGGCAGCGGCAGTGCCGGGAGTCAGCAGAGTGAAG GAAGCAAAAGCAGTGGGTCCACCCGGAGTGCTGGCGGGAGCAGCCGTCGGGCCCTGGGCCGCGAGAAGGAGAGCCGGTCAGCTGGAGCTGGGGGCAGTGGCAACGAGTCAGACCACACGGCACCAAGCGGGGCGGGTGGCAGTGGCTGGCGGGAGCGTCCGCCTAGCCAGCTCAGCCGTGGCAGCAGCCCGCGCAGCCAGGCCTCAGCCGCCGCCCCAGGGCTCCCCCCACTGCACCCACTGACAAAGGCCTACTCAGTGGTGGGTGGGCCACCTGGGGGGCCACCTGTCCGGGAGCTGGCCTCTGTCCCACCAGAGCTGACGGGCAGCCGCCAGTCCTTCCAGAAGGCCATGGGGAACCCCTGTGAGTTCTTCGTGGATATCATGTGA
- the DVL1 gene encoding segment polarity protein dishevelled homolog DVL-1 isoform X2 gives MAETKIIYHMDEEETPYLVKLPVAPERVTLADFKNVLSNRPVHAYKFFFKSMDQDFGVVKEEISDDNAKLPCFNGRVVSWLVLAEGAHSDAGSQGTDGHTDLPPPLERTGGIGDSRPPSFHRDGMDNETGTESLVSHRRERARRRNREEAARTNGHPRGDRRRDLGLPPDSASTVLSSELESSSFIDSDEDDNTSRLSSSTEQSTSSRLIRKHKRRRRKQRLRQTDRASSFSSITDSTMSLNIITVTLNMERHHFLGISIVGQSNDRGDGGIYIGSIMKGGAVAADGRIEPGDMLLQVNDVNFENMSNDDAVRVLREIVSQTGPISLTVAKCWDPTPRSYFTIPRADPVRPIDPAAWLSHTAALTGALPRYGTSPCSSAVTRTSSSSLTSSVPGAPQLEEAPLTVKSDMGAVVRVMQLPDSGLEIRDRMWLKITIANAVIGADVVDWLYAHLEGFRERREARKYASSMLKRGFLRHTVNKVTFSEQCYYVFGDLCSSEWGCGAKSQTGRPPSPPLPALPLPSPLADLAALNLNSGSSGASDQDTLAPLPHPAAPWPLGQGYPYQYPGPPPCFPPAYQDPGFGYGSGSAGSQQSEGSKSSGSTRSAGGSSRRALGREKESRSAGAGGSGNESDHTAPSGAGGSGWRERPPSQLSRGSSPRSQASAAAPGLPPLHPLTKAYSVVGGPPGGPPVRELASVPPELTGSRQSFQKAMGNPCEFFVDIM, from the exons GGTTGTAAAGGAGGAGATTTCTGATGATAATGCCAAGCTGCCCTGCTTCAACGGCCGTGTGGTCTCCTGG CTGGTCCTGGCTGAGGGTGCGCACTCGGATGCAGGGTCTCAGGGCACTGATGGACACACAGACCTGCCCCCGCCTCTTGAGCGGACAGGCGGCATCGGGGACTCCCGGCCTCCCTCCTTCCA CCGCGACGGGATGGATAACGAGACCGGCACGGAGTCACTGGTCAGCCACCGGCGGGAGCGAGCCCGACGCCGGAACCGTGAAGAGG CAGCCCGGACCAATGGGCACCCAAGGGGGGACCGGCGGCGGGACCTGGGGCTGCCCCCTGACAGTGCGTCCACCGTGCTGAGCAGTGAACTTGAGTCCAGCAGCTTCATCGACTCGGATGAAGATGACAACACAAGCCg GCTGAGTAGCTCCACGGAGCAGAGCACCTCCTCCAGGCTCATCCGGAAACACAAGCGCCGGCGGCGGAAACAGCGCCTGCGGCAGACAGACCGG GCTTCCTCTTTCAGCAGCATCACGGACTCCACCATGTCCCTCAACATCATCACCGTCACACTCAACATGG AGAGGCACCACTTCCTGGGCATCAGCATCGTGGGCCAGAGCAATGACCGGGGCGACGGTGGCATCTACATCGGCTCCATCATGAAGGGTGGGGCTGTTGCTGCTGATGGCCGCATCGAGCCGGGCGACATGCTGCTGCAG GTGAACGACGTCAACTTTGAGAACATGAGCAACGATGATGCTGTGCGGGTCCTGCGGGAGATCGTGTCCCAGACGGG GCCCATCAGCCTCACGGTGGCCAAGTGCTGGGACCCAACGCCCCGCAGCTACTTCACCATCCCGAGGG CGGATCCAGTTCGGCCCATCGACCCAGCTGCCTGGCTGTCCCACACGGCAGCGTTGACGGGAGCCCTGCCCCGCTATGGTACGAGCCCCTGCTCCAGCGCCGTCACGCGCACCAGCTCCTCCTCACTAACCAGCTCTGTGCCTGGCGCTCCGC AGCTGGAGGAGGCACCGCTGACGGTGAAGAGCGACATGGGTGCTGTCGTCCGGGTCATGCAGCTGCCGGACTCAGGCCTGGAGATCCGGGACCGCATGTGGCTCAAGATCACCATCGCCAATGCCGTCATTG GGGCAGATGTGGTGGACTGGCTGTACGCGCACCTGGAGGGCTTCCGTGAGCGGCGGGAGGCGCGCAAGTACGCCAGCAGCATGCTGAAGCGTGGCTTCCTGCGGCATACAGTCAACAAGGTCACCTTCTCAGAGCAGTGCTACTACGTCTTCGGGGACCTGTGCAGCAGTGAGTGGGGCTGCGGAGCGAAGTCCCAGACGGGAAGGCCGCCCTCCCCACCCTTACCCGcactccctctgccctcccctctcgCAGATCTTGCTGCCCTGAACCTCAACAGCGGCTCCAGTGGGGCCTCTGATCAGGACACGCTGGCCCCACTGCCCCACCCAGCTGCCCCCTGGCCCCTGGGTCAGGGCTACCCCTACCAGTACCCAGGGCCCCCGCCCTGCTTCCCGCCCGCATACCAGGACCCTGGCTTCGGCTACGGCAGCGGCAGTGCCGGGAGTCAGCAGAGTGAAG GAAGCAAAAGCAGTGGGTCCACCCGGAGTGCTGGCGGGAGCAGCCGTCGGGCCCTGGGCCGCGAGAAGGAGAGCCGGTCAGCTGGAGCTGGGGGCAGTGGCAACGAGTCAGACCACACGGCACCAAGCGGGGCGGGTGGCAGTGGCTGGCGGGAGCGTCCGCCTAGCCAGCTCAGCCGTGGCAGCAGCCCGCGCAGCCAGGCCTCAGCCGCCGCCCCAGGGCTCCCCCCACTGCACCCACTGACAAAGGCCTACTCAGTGGTGGGTGGGCCACCTGGGGGGCCACCTGTCCGGGAGCTGGCCTCTGTCCCACCAGAGCTGACGGGCAGCCGCCAGTCCTTCCAGAAGGCCATGGGGAACCCCTGTGAGTTCTTCGTGGATATCATGTGA
- the DVL1 gene encoding segment polarity protein dishevelled homolog DVL-1 isoform X3, whose protein sequence is MAETKIIYHMDEEETPYLVKLPVAPERVTLADFKNVLSNRPVHAYKFFFKSMDQDFGVVKEEISDDNAKLPCFNGRVVSWLVLAEGAHSDAGSQGTDGHTDLPPPLERTGGIGDSRPPSFHRDGMDNETGTESLVSHRRERARRRNREEARTNGHPRGDRRRDLGLPPDSASTVLSSELESSSFIDSDEDDNTSRLSSSTEQSTSSRLIRKHKRRRRKQRLRQTDRASSFSSITDSTMSLNIITVTLNMERHHFLGISIVGQSNDRGDGGIYIGSIMKGGAVAADGRIEPGDMLLQVNDVNFENMSNDDAVRVLREIVSQTGPISLTVAKCWDPTPRSYFTIPRADPVRPIDPAAWLSHTAALTGALPRYGTSPCSSAVTRTSSSSLTSSVPGAPQLEEAPLTVKSDMGAVVRVMQLPDSGLEIRDRMWLKITIANAVIGADVVDWLYAHLEGFRERREARKYASSMLKRGFLRHTVNKVTFSEQCYYVFGDLCSSEWGCGAKSQTGRPPSPPLPALPLPSPLADLAALNLNSGSSGASDQDTLAPLPHPAAPWPLGQGYPYQYPGPPPCFPPAYQDPGFGYGSGSAGSQQSEGSKSSGSTRSAGGSSRRALGREKESRSAGAGGSGNESDHTAPSGAGGSGWRERPPSQLSRGSSPRSQASAAAPGLPPLHPLTKAYSVVGGPPGGPPVRELASVPPELTGSRQSFQKAMGNPCEFFVDIM, encoded by the exons GGTTGTAAAGGAGGAGATTTCTGATGATAATGCCAAGCTGCCCTGCTTCAACGGCCGTGTGGTCTCCTGG CTGGTCCTGGCTGAGGGTGCGCACTCGGATGCAGGGTCTCAGGGCACTGATGGACACACAGACCTGCCCCCGCCTCTTGAGCGGACAGGCGGCATCGGGGACTCCCGGCCTCCCTCCTTCCA CCGCGACGGGATGGATAACGAGACCGGCACGGAGTCACTGGTCAGCCACCGGCGGGAGCGAGCCCGACGCCGGAACCGTGAAGAGG CCCGGACCAATGGGCACCCAAGGGGGGACCGGCGGCGGGACCTGGGGCTGCCCCCTGACAGTGCGTCCACCGTGCTGAGCAGTGAACTTGAGTCCAGCAGCTTCATCGACTCGGATGAAGATGACAACACAAGCCg GCTGAGTAGCTCCACGGAGCAGAGCACCTCCTCCAGGCTCATCCGGAAACACAAGCGCCGGCGGCGGAAACAGCGCCTGCGGCAGACAGACCGG GCTTCCTCTTTCAGCAGCATCACGGACTCCACCATGTCCCTCAACATCATCACCGTCACACTCAACATGG AGAGGCACCACTTCCTGGGCATCAGCATCGTGGGCCAGAGCAATGACCGGGGCGACGGTGGCATCTACATCGGCTCCATCATGAAGGGTGGGGCTGTTGCTGCTGATGGCCGCATCGAGCCGGGCGACATGCTGCTGCAG GTGAACGACGTCAACTTTGAGAACATGAGCAACGATGATGCTGTGCGGGTCCTGCGGGAGATCGTGTCCCAGACGGG GCCCATCAGCCTCACGGTGGCCAAGTGCTGGGACCCAACGCCCCGCAGCTACTTCACCATCCCGAGGG CGGATCCAGTTCGGCCCATCGACCCAGCTGCCTGGCTGTCCCACACGGCAGCGTTGACGGGAGCCCTGCCCCGCTATGGTACGAGCCCCTGCTCCAGCGCCGTCACGCGCACCAGCTCCTCCTCACTAACCAGCTCTGTGCCTGGCGCTCCGC AGCTGGAGGAGGCACCGCTGACGGTGAAGAGCGACATGGGTGCTGTCGTCCGGGTCATGCAGCTGCCGGACTCAGGCCTGGAGATCCGGGACCGCATGTGGCTCAAGATCACCATCGCCAATGCCGTCATTG GGGCAGATGTGGTGGACTGGCTGTACGCGCACCTGGAGGGCTTCCGTGAGCGGCGGGAGGCGCGCAAGTACGCCAGCAGCATGCTGAAGCGTGGCTTCCTGCGGCATACAGTCAACAAGGTCACCTTCTCAGAGCAGTGCTACTACGTCTTCGGGGACCTGTGCAGCAGTGAGTGGGGCTGCGGAGCGAAGTCCCAGACGGGAAGGCCGCCCTCCCCACCCTTACCCGcactccctctgccctcccctctcgCAGATCTTGCTGCCCTGAACCTCAACAGCGGCTCCAGTGGGGCCTCTGATCAGGACACGCTGGCCCCACTGCCCCACCCAGCTGCCCCCTGGCCCCTGGGTCAGGGCTACCCCTACCAGTACCCAGGGCCCCCGCCCTGCTTCCCGCCCGCATACCAGGACCCTGGCTTCGGCTACGGCAGCGGCAGTGCCGGGAGTCAGCAGAGTGAAG GAAGCAAAAGCAGTGGGTCCACCCGGAGTGCTGGCGGGAGCAGCCGTCGGGCCCTGGGCCGCGAGAAGGAGAGCCGGTCAGCTGGAGCTGGGGGCAGTGGCAACGAGTCAGACCACACGGCACCAAGCGGGGCGGGTGGCAGTGGCTGGCGGGAGCGTCCGCCTAGCCAGCTCAGCCGTGGCAGCAGCCCGCGCAGCCAGGCCTCAGCCGCCGCCCCAGGGCTCCCCCCACTGCACCCACTGACAAAGGCCTACTCAGTGGTGGGTGGGCCACCTGGGGGGCCACCTGTCCGGGAGCTGGCCTCTGTCCCACCAGAGCTGACGGGCAGCCGCCAGTCCTTCCAGAAGGCCATGGGGAACCCCTGTGAGTTCTTCGTGGATATCATGTGA